The segment AAGCAGATGCGGGATCCCGCAGGCAAACTCGATGACTTCAATGCCGCGTGTCAGTTCGCCCAGCGCATCTGACCAGACTTTGCCATGTTCAGAGACAATCAGTGCCGCCAGCTCATCGCGATGCTGTTCCATCAGGGCTTTAAAGTTAAACAGCACGCGGGCGCGACGCAGCGGCGAGGTTTTCGACCAGTCGGCAAACGCATTGTGCGCCACGCCAATCGCATGGGCCACCTCATCAGCGGTGCTTTGCGTCAGTTCACGGATGACGTTGCCCGTGGCGGGATCGTAAACAGGAATGGTTTCGTTGCTGGCGCTGAGGGTAGTTTTACCGCCAATGAAGTTACCTATGATCGTCATGATGTTGCCTCTTTAAATGGTGAAGTTCCCTGCAGACGGCCCCTGCAACCTGCCACGCTGCCTGACCAGGCAAACCTGAAAGCGTGGTATGAAGCTATTACAGTGGAATAAATTTTTCAAATAGTTCTTTTTGGAAAATTTGCTTTTAGCGGCACAGATCGCATTTTCCCGGTTGCTCTTGCCCTGAAGGCGTGCTGCTGGTCGCAGGAGGTTATCTCAGGCCAGCACACGCCTGGCCGTGTCACATCCGGGGCGTACAGGGGAGAGAACAGTGCGAACTCTAGCGGGTTTTGAGGCATCTGACTGAAACGCAGCAGGGAATTAATGCGAGGCTGATCTAACAATTTAAATTTCACAATCCCCTATTAATGAAATAAATGTTTTCTTTAGTCGCCATACCCTCCCCTTCCTGGAGTTATCGCATGGCTATCGATCCCACCCGTTTCTGCATCAATCGCAAAATTGCGCCCCGGCTTTCGCTGGAGGCATTTTTTCAGCTGGTTCAGCGGCTGGGACTGAGCAAAGTTGAGCTGCGCAATGACATGCCGGGCGGCAGCGTCACCGACGATCTCAGCACCAGCCAGCTGCGGGCGCTGGCCGACAGATATCAGATCGATATCGTGACCATCAATGCGCTCTATCCGTTTAACCGTATTGATGACGAGCTGCTCGACCGCGCGGAGGCGCTGCTTCGGACAGCACAGCAGATCGGCGCGAAGGCGCTGGTCATGTGCCCGCTGAATGAGGGCATCGCCCTGTCCTCTCAGCAGACCCAGGCGGCGATGCAGCAACTGGCCCCGCGCTTTGCACATTACGGCATTCAGGGGCTGGTTGAGCCGCTGGGTTTCCCCGTCAGTTCGCTTCGTTCAGCCGTACAGACGCAACAGTTAATCGCTGCGGCGGGCGTGCCCTTTAAGCTGCTGCTGGACACCTTCCATCATCATCTTTATGAGGAGGCTGAGCAGGAGTTTCCGGCGGGCATTGATGCGGAACAGATCGGGCTGGTGCACCTGTCCGGCGTGGAAGATCGCCGTCCGACCGCCGAACTCACCGATGAGGAGCGCATCATGCTGAGTGACAGTGATGTGCTGAAGAG is part of the Pantoea sp. Ep11b genome and harbors:
- a CDS encoding TIM barrel protein; protein product: MAIDPTRFCINRKIAPRLSLEAFFQLVQRLGLSKVELRNDMPGGSVTDDLSTSQLRALADRYQIDIVTINALYPFNRIDDELLDRAEALLRTAQQIGAKALVMCPLNEGIALSSQQTQAAMQQLAPRFAHYGIQGLVEPLGFPVSSLRSAVQTQQLIAAAGVPFKLLLDTFHHHLYEEAEQEFPAGIDAEQIGLVHLSGVEDRRPTAELTDEERIMLSDSDVLKSVVQVRRLEMLGYKGLYAFEPFSSQLNNWTPAEIERQIRHSIELLQA